CCACCAGCACAGATTTGTTgtcttaaaaacaacaacaacaacaactactaagGGAAGCTAAATCAGTCCACTGTTACTGGTATCTCCATGTGCAGAACCAATATTCTTTTTGAATGCCGGACATTAGGGACAAACCAAGGAAGGCTTTCACCTTTGCACGTTGCCTGAGGAATTTCCTTCTCTTTAccttttttctgttttacttATAGGGGAAGATGATGTGGAGGCACTGAAGGCTAAGAACATTAAGCAAACAGAGCTGGTAGCAGACTTACGCGAGGCTATCCTGCAAGTGGCACGGCATTTCCAGTGTGTGGATCCCAAGAGTTTCAGCATAGTAAGTGAGAGAAAGTAGTAGGGGGAAAGGATCTCCCAAAGTATAAAAATGGCCTGTGCCTACATTGCCATAAGAGGGTTGTATAATGTTAAACTGAGAACCTGTTTCCTGATGTAGGAAAGAATCCCCTTTTCCTTTCAACCTGCATTGCCATAGATATAGTGAATTCCTGTCTTTCTCCAACCAGGATCTAACTCCGGATTATACCATGGAGAGCCACCAACGGGACCATGAAAGCTACATAGCATGTTCCCGGAACCGGCGGCGACGTGCCAAGGCACTGCTGGATTTTGAGCGCCATGATGATGATGAACTGGGCTTCCGCAAGAATGATATAATCACGGTATGATTGTTGGGATGGGGGCAtcatgcagggggtggggggatttgaATTATATGGGTGGAGGACAAAGAATGCAGTTTTAAATTTCACTACAGCATAAGTGTTAAAATAAGACAAGCATGTCAATGATAAGAACCACCCCCCATTGTaatgtgtatgcatgtgtataaaaatgtaaataaatgggAAACATATTGAGCACATAcaagaaattaaattaatttttcaagatacAAGATAAGCAAAGGATGGAAGAAGGAATTAAAATCAGAACCATTTATGATGTAACAGACTGGAAAAAAATAacttataaaaacatacacatatATAGAATGGATAatggggggaaagaaaagaaactaGAAGCCTTTGAAATGTGTCAGAGATGTGTATGTAAAACAAgttgaatggaaagagaagtaaGAGATTGGGAGGGAACAGCCATTGTCCAGTTCTTGTTGTCTTCTGGATTAGCAGTGAGTGGCCTTCCTCCACAACAAAGAGGTCCACAACCACTGTTAGACTCCACCTGTGTTAGCAAACAAGGTGGAGAATAGTCAGGTGTCCCTCTGGAGACAGCCTTTTCCTTCTAAGCTCCTGAGTCTTCCTGTTTATGATCTGTGGCCAAATCATTGTTCCTCTTTTCATACCCTGCAGATAATTTCCCAGAAGGATGAACACTGTTGGGTGGGAGAGCTGAATGGCCTGAGAGGTGAGTGTTAACACTTTTAGTGCAAGGGTGGAATAGTAAACAGCAGCTCCACGGGCCATGTTGCACTTTCCCCAAAGATTCTTCTCTAATAAGAGTTTGGGTTCTTTTCTTGCATACAGGCTGCCCTCAGAGCCTATGCCCCAAATACTGTTCTTTTCATTCAAAGGCTGTTGCTGCCAGAACTTCCTTGGGGACTGGCTTTGAGCAATAATCAGGTGCTTCAAGTGGTCTTCCTCCCTTTTTTTATAGGCTGGTTTCCTGCGAAGTTTGTGGAGGTACTAGATGAACGAAGCAAAGAGGTAAACCTTCCTCTTGAAGATTCCCCTCCCTGTGTGTTCATATCCTTTGCAAGGGTATAGTTATACCCTCATCCCTTACTACTCCTTGTgcccatggtttggttttttacaGCCTGCAAAGGACTTGCTGGAGGGGCTCATGCCATGCAACATAAACTGCATAAATGTATAGAAGATGAACAAATGGAGCAGTGCTTGGGAGTCTTGTGAACAAAAAAGTAGCCCGAGGGCAATCCTTAACTCTTTCTGAAAACAGAACCCTTCAGTACAGCCTCGCTCTGTGGAAGTCCAGCATATTCCTTGTTTTAATGGTTCTCGAAAATAGGCAATATCTGTATTCCTACCCCTCAGCAGGAGAGGCGGAACATGTAGGAATAAGTGACAAAGCCAAGTTCACGTAAGATGTCTATAGCAAAGGCAGGAATTAATAGATTCATGAGAGAAGCTAACTTTAACGCGCAAGATTTGCCATCATCCATGTGTTAGATGTGTGGGAGTAAAGGACTGAGCAAAGAGTAAGTTTGGAAGGCCTCGTACATGTATTTGCTGCCACCTGTGAGCTTATAATGAGTTTTACAAAAGCACAGTCATCCAATCATAAAGCAAGGATATAGGCTCGTAGAACAGCACCTGCAGATTATGTGGCCAAGATCAGTTCATCTTGCCATCTCTTCTGAGGATTGTGTCTTCTTTGGAGTATGAACAGTGGTCTGCAATCTTTTTTTCAGTATTCCATTGCTGGAGATGACTCTGTCACTGAAGGTGTGACAGACTTGGTTCGGGGGACACTCTGTCCAGCCCTCAAGGCCATATTTGAACATGGGTTGAAGAGACCATCTCTGCTAGGGGGGGCCTGCCACCCCTGGCTTTTCATCGAAGAGGTAAGAGCAGCACCTGCTCCCTTGAAAGGAGTCTGGTGATAAATGAATAAAGGTTTGTTTCTAGCTTGGCATCACCCTCCACTCTTGGATTATATATACCCAGAGCCACAAAGAGGCATTTGATCTCTCAGAAACATGCTGTAGataatggggtgggggaaatacCTTTTTGAGATATCAGTTACCAGGAAGAGACGTGGGATTCCCAATAACCCTTAGATCAGATTGTGCGTGTTTTTTTCTCTAGGCTGCTGGGCGTGAAGTAGAACGAGATTTTGACTCTGTGTATTCTCGTCTTGTGCTCTGTAAAACGTACAGGTAAAATTTTTCTTTCTTCAACCCAACAAGTTAGCTGCTTTCTGCCCATCAAGGACCCCTCCTTTGAGAAGCTCTTATTCTTGTCTTTCACATTTCCTTGTTAAAGTAACCACAAAATGGGTATAGTACAGGATAACTGCTTAGAGCAGTTACCTTGTCctcagaggattttttaaaaaatggctatttATGGTGAAATGTGCATGGCTTGTTGAGAATCTGCTTAGCAGAGAATTCCCATCATAAACATTTGATATTGGGCAAAGAAAGGCACCTTTCATGGTATGTGCTGGATCTATTGCTTTACCATTTTAGGCTGGATGAAGATGGAAAAGTTCTAACTCCAGAGGAGCTGCTTTATCGAGTGAGTATTTTGGTCTCTGGATTAGATTATGTACTACAGAGTTCTTGAGAAGGCTTTTTGAAGGAACGCTATCTGTGTGTTCAAGATATCCTTTCACACTAGCCCAGAGAACTATCAGGGCCAGGCATTTCCAGCAGGTGGCACTGTGGAGAACTGCCAGCCCCAGTCCctttccccactgcctccagAGACCAAGCAGTGTGTGTGGAATATGGTGGTTATGTGAGTTTTGCTGGTTGCAGTAGGTTACATGATCAGGCTTGAGGATGCGAGGCTTCCAAATAAATCCCTTTCTTGCCTGGCAGGCCGTGCAGTCAGTGAATATGTCACATGATGTAGCACACGCCCAGATGGATGTGAAGCTTCGCTCTCTCATCTGCATTGGACTCAAGTAAGATTCTATTTCGTTAGAGGCTACTTTTGTTGGCACAGAGTAGGGAATGAAAGTGGGGAAGAGGCGCAGATCACATATCCTCAGAAATGGGGAAGAAGCACAGATCACGCAGCCTACTTTTTTCACTTGGATGTAAGAAAATTTCTGTGGTGCTGACAAACTGTCCTGGTGCCTTGTTTTGCAGTGAGCAGGTGCTGCACCTGTGGCTGGAGGTATTGTGCTCTAGCCTGCAGTCAGTGGAGAAATGGTTCCATCCCTGGTCATTCCTGCGCAGCCCTGGCTGGGTACAGATCAAGTGTGAGCTCAGGTGGGTTGAGCTTCTTCCTCCCCTCACTCTCACTGACAAGTTCTTCTCCAGGAAATGGAGCAAATAAAAAAGTGCCTGCCTGTGGTAGAAAGAAGGTATCAAAATTGCTTATCTATGGCAATTTTTTAGCTTCCTGACAGAGGAATCAGTTTTGCAAGATCCGAGCAAGTCTTTTagtgatagaatgttttggaagtctttctttagagtcgccataggttggaagtgacttgacggcatataacaacaacgttcgatttatatactttccttcaggacaacttaatgtacactcagagcggtttacaaagtatgtcattattatccccacaactaaacatcctgtgaggtgggtggggctgagagagttcctagaagctgtgactgacccaaggtcaaaaggctggcttcaagtggaggagtggggaatcaaacccggttctccagattagaattctgcgctcttaaccactacaccagactgccTCATAACACAGACATAGTACTGTGAAGATGGGGGTTCTGCCTCTTTCTCTGTTATCTTCCCTGCCTAGGCAGCAGTTCCTCCTGTCTTGCTTCCAGACATGGAATTGTATCAGCTGCCATCCCAGCGCCTCATTCCATCTTCACCAGGGCTGTTTGCTTCTAATCTGAAAACCTGTGgaaagtttggggtttttttggtcccTCCTATTAGCAAGTCTCATATAATTTGCTAATTTCAGAAAAAGGTACTTCTTTAATTCCTGTAGGCTGGGAGGCATTCCCTTTGCTAGGGAAAATAGGATTCTAACAGCTGAATAgatcatggggagggggaagattttGCTTATGCTCCCAGTATTCTTGAGGTTCCATATAATtgcattatattattattatcatcatcatcatcatcatcatcatcatcatcatcccaccctccccgcaagcaggctctaGTGGTCTGTAGCATTCCCAAACTTCAGGTGATGGGGatgctgagatttttttaaaaaaagcttgctGCAGGGAACAGCTTGCAAATGTATAGGCAGAATTGCTTCAGGCAGCAGCCCATCTGTTGAAGGTGGTTCGGTGCTGTACAGAAGCAGCCTTGTCCATTCCTCTGTGGTTACTGTTTAAAAGGTACAAACTCTCTCCTGATCCTCCCTCTTAACAATCTGCAATCTCTTCCTTGCTTCTCCTCTCCTTAACGCTGATCATAAATGGGTTTAATTAAGTTCACATTCCTTGAAGATTTGATTTACATCAGCAGAATTAGACAAGCATAAATTGTAAAAGTAAATTGTACATAAAAATGCAGCATTTCCAGATTGGTAACAGAAGTAAGGTAAGTAAGCTTGAATATGTCAGACCTATTAATTCTGGTTTCTTGGAATTTGATGGCAGCATATGCATAATCTTCATTTAAACTCATATTCTGTTACAGAGTCCTCAGTAAGTTTGCATTCAGCCTCTCACCAGACTGGGAACTCCCTATCAAGAGAGAGGTAAGCCCAGGATCCCACAGCAGGGTAGTTGGGCCACTCTCTTTCCAGTTAACAGCACTTCCACCAGCATTGTTTATATTGATCCTAATTTAGGGTTAGGAAGTTTCCTCCCATCTCTGTTTTTGAAGTTTAAGCCATTGCTGGTGAGGTCCCTCTGCTCCCTTACTTTCAGGGGGAGGGTATGGTACTTGCACCAAGGAACACATACTTTAGCATCAAGTGTTCAATAACTTTTCTTCCTTACTCTCTCTTGCTTTACTTTATTGTAGGAGAAGGAGAAGAGACCACTGAAGGAAGGCGTTCAAGACATGCTTGTGAAGCACCACCTGTTTAGCTGG
The Eublepharis macularius isolate TG4126 chromosome 9, MPM_Emac_v1.0, whole genome shotgun sequence genome window above contains:
- the SGSM3 gene encoding small G protein signaling modulator 3 isoform X2, translated to MEVTLPRSDKLRLLVLAGIPHSMRPQLWMRLSGALQKKRNSEMSYREIVKNSSNDETIAAKQIEKDLLRTMPSNACFSNMNSIGVPRLRRILRGLAWLYPEIGYCQGTGMVVASLLLFLEEEDAFWMMCAIIEDLVPASYFSTTLIGVQTDQRVLRHLIVQYLPRLDKLLQEHDIELSLITLHWFLTSFASVVHIKLLLRIWDLFFYQGSIVLFQATLGMLSMKEDELIQSENSASIFNTLSDIPSQIEDPDVLLQEAMRVAGSLTDVAVETQRCKHLAYLIADQGQLLNPSASVNLSKIVRRRTQRRKSGITSLLFGEDDVEALKAKNIKQTELVADLREAILQVARHFQCVDPKSFSIDLTPDYTMESHQRDHESYIACSRNRRRRAKALLDFERHDDDELGFRKNDIITIISQKDEHCWVGELNGLRGWFPAKFVEVLDERSKEYSIAGDDSVTEGVTDLVRGTLCPALKAIFEHGLKRPSLLGGACHPWLFIEEAAGREVERDFDSVYSRLVLCKTYRLDEDGKVLTPEELLYRAVQSVNMSHDVAHAQMDVKLRSLICIGLNEQVLHLWLEVLCSSLQSVEKWFHPWSFLRSPGWVQIKCELRVLSKFAFSLSPDWELPIKREEKEKRPLKEGVQDMLVKHHLFSWDIDG